The Lysobacterales bacterium sequence AACAAGTATCGCCAGCGGCCTGTTCGGTCCGTTCGATCTGGGTGGCGGTGGGCCGGGCGGATGGGTCATCCTGGTCGGGCCCGAGTTGCACCTCGGCCCGCACGTGATGGTGCCGGACCTCGCCGGCTGGCGCCGCGAGCGCCTCACCGAAATTCCCGACGGCCCGATCTCCGTGGTCCCCGACTGGGTCTGCGAAATCCTGTCGCCATCCACCGCGATGAAAGACCGCGCGATCAAGCTGCCGCTCTATCGCGAACTGGGTGTCAGTCACGCCTGGCTCGTCGACCCCGCCGCCAAGACCGTCGAAGTCCTGCGCCGCGAAGGCGAACACTGGATCCTGCTCGCCACCCACGGCAACCAGGACGCCATGCGCGCCGAACCCTTCGACGCCGTGCCGCTGGAGCTTGGCGGGTGGTGGCGGTGGTGATCGGCCACCATGACGAGCCGGCCGGCCGTTTGGAGCCGAGCGCTCCGGCCGAACGCGTGCGCGACTGCACCGGACGCGTCTTGCTGGCCTGCCTGCACACGCATTCGCTGCCGGCACACCTGCAGCGCTCACCGCAGGAAATCGAAGCGATGATCGACGAGGAACACGCGGCGTGGGATTGATGGGATTCGATGCCTGCTCGCACTCGCCCGTCGACAAGCGCAGGGCGAACGGTGGGAGCGTGGCGGTGCGTGTCACGAATGACGTCGGAATGTCCCGTGATGGGCCGCAATATCAACGCCTACGCGGGGTGCAGCGCAAGAATGGCGCGCAAATCATCCACGCGGGATCACGAAAACCCGGAATTCCATTGACGCCGTCCGTGGCCAGAGGTTTGGCGTCAGGCAGTCAGCGCCTTGAGCACGGCCCTTGGTTGCCGCGCCAGAACCATCAGCAAGACGCGGGCCGGGCCGTGCGGCTGCCGATCTCCGCGTTCCCAATGACGCAGCGTTCCCAGGCTGATCCCAAAGGAAGCCGAGAATTCCGCCCGGGTCATTCCCACTTGCGCCCGAATGGCTTTCACGTCCAAAGCGTCGAACTGGCGCACGCGAGCATCGATGTTCGTACCCGACGCGTGCGCGATGGCTTCCTGGAGTCCGGCCCTGATGCTCTCGAATGCGCTCGACATTTTCCTCACCTCGACGCGGCGACGAGCCGCTCAGTCAGCCTTCTGAGTTCATTTCGCTCCGACATGCTCAAATCGGACTGTTCGTTCTTTCCGAAGATCGTGAGCAGGTAGAGGGGCATGCGTTCGTTGTGGAAAAAGTAGATGACCCGGGTTCCACCGCTCTTGCCTCGCCCTTCTCGTGCCCATCTCAGCTTTCGAATTCCGCCGGTACCTTCGATCAGATCCCCGGCCTCCGGTTGCGTAGCCAGGTAGTTGATCAGGCGGCTGATCTCCGTTTCGGACAAGAGCGAACGGGCCAGACGGATGAAGTGCGGGAGTTCAACGACCGTCTGCATTCGCTGGAGTGTACGCCAGTGGCGTAGCGACCAACAACTCTCTCTATCAAGGGCCGGTAAGCCAAACCTGACCGCTTGTCCAAGCGATCCGTCCTTGATCATCAAGCTTCCAGTAGGCGAAAGCGTCCATTGCGACCGGGCTTCTCGAGGTCCCGTCGAGATGAAACTTTGCGATGCGGATACTTGAATCCAAGTCGCATGTTCCCTCCGGCACGTACCCCTGAGATTTGAGTTCGGTGAGCAGATGATTTTCATTCGAGCCGGCCGGAAATTGAGACGCGAGGCGACGACTGAATTCTGAGGGCGAGGGGTTTGAGCTTGGATAGGCCGGTGTGCCCGTTGGGCAAGGATTGGATCCGCCATGTGCCGCTACCCCACGAAGAAGCGGCGGAAGCGGGTCGCGCGTGACGCAACCTGAAACTAGAACCGCTGCGCAGAGGATTGCTAGACACTTCATGCGGGGCCTAAAGCCGAGTCAAGCCGCCGCCGCGCGACGGTGTGTGGATGATACGCGCAACTTCCTCGGCGGTCGGCTTGAATGGGCGCTTGCACTCGCCGAGCGCCGCGGCTTCAACAAGGCCGCGGTCGGTCTCGCCAACAAGATCGTGCGCATCGTCTGGGCGACCTGGCACCACGCGCGCAGCTTCGATGGCGACTACGCCAAGCGCTTCGATCAGGAGATCGCGATGACCAGCACCTGATCGATACACGCAGTCAACGCAGCACACCCTTTCACCACAGAGCGGCACGTCAACGGATCGATCCCATCAAACTCATCACCAGCGGCTCGGCCGCGGTCCGGCAAGGCCGATAACTATGCCGACCTTCGAGGTCGCTTGAACGATAGGCCCCGCACCTGCGGATTCCATGATGTCCCAGCGGATGATCTCGCCACTTCGAGGACGGATAGACGCTTGCACCGATCCAACCGTGATGAAGCAGGGCAGGATCAATCAGCTTGACGTGGGGGAGGAGTCCATAGACACATAGTTAGCTCGCTTCGCGATAGGTGTCCACATCGATGTAGGCGCCAGCTTGCGCAACAAACTGCACGACGGCTTCGCTGAAGCCGATGGCAGGCGTGGATAGCATTTCGTCCATGGAGATTGTGAGAACGACTTGAAGGATCGCCGCTGACTGAGTAGATGCAGCGATGCGCTTGATAGCTTCCGCTTTTCCGTGGAGCTGGTTCACAACCTTTTCCGAAAGCTCGTAGACATTCACGACATCGGACGAGACTTCGCCGCTGGAAAGCTCCCATGAAGAGACTCTTCGATTGGGGGGTGCCTTTGCGTACCTTTCGCGTGGGAAGCACGCCAAGAACTGAGGAAACGAGGTCGAGATCTAGATCAGGACCGCGCAATGCGAAATAGACCTCTCCAGTGTTCATCGCGATCTCATGAGCGACCTAACGCCGTGTTAAGCCGCCGCCGCGCGACGGAGCTTGGATGATACGCGCAACTTCCTCGGCGGTCGGCTTGAATGATGGGATGGACTCCTCCCGACGCGGCGCAGGCATCGAAGTGCCAATCTGAGGGTGTCGAATCATCAGTCACCACCGGAGGAGTCCGCCATGAAGTGTAATCCCGCTGTCGCCACCATCGCCATCGATCTCGCGAAATACATTTTCCAACTGCTGGCCGTCGACGCGCACGGCAACGTGCTGGAATCGCATCGACTCGCGCGCGCCGCGTTCATCGCGTTCTGGCACAACCGCGCGCCGGTGCGGGTGGTGATGGAGGCCTGCGGGTCGGCGCATCATTTCGGGCGGTGGCTCACGGCGCTTGGTCATCAGGTGATCCTGATTCCCGCGCAGTACGTTCGCCCGTATGTGCGGCGAAGCAAAACCGATGCAGCCGATTGCCTGGCGATGATCGAGGCGGTGCGCGCGATCGATCTGAAGCCGGTACCGATCAAGTCCGAGCTGCAGCAGGTGATCCAGTTGCTGCACCGCGCGCGGCAACAGTGGCAGGAGACGCGCACGGCGCGCATCAACCTGGCGCGCGGCCTGCTGCGCGAGTTCGGCATCGTGATTCCGGAAGGCGCAGAGCGTGGCCAGCAGGCGATGCGTGCGGCGCTGGGCCACGAAGCACTGGATCAGCGCATGCGCGACTTGATCGCGTCGCTGCTCGAGGAGATTCGCACGCTCGAACACCCTTTCACCACAGAGCGGCACGTCAACGGATCGATTCCATCAACCTCATCACCAGCGGCTCGGCCGCGGTGCGGCAAGGCCGATAACTATGCCGACCTTCGAGGTCGCTTGAACGATAGGCCCCGCACCTGCGGATTCCATGATGTCCCGGCGGATGATCCCGCCACTTCGAGGACGGATAGACGCTTGCACCGATCCAACCGTGATGAAGCAGAGCAGGATCAATCAGCTTGACGTGGGGGAGGAGTCCATAGACATAGTTAGGTGTTCGCGCCGTCGTTCATGGCTGCCCCGCGGGTGCGGCGGAATGCCGAAACGAAAAGCCCGCCCGCGTACAACAGCCAAAGCAGAGCTGCGGATGCGGGGCGAAACTCCCAACTCTTGAACCACTCGTTGTGCGCGAGCGTGTTGCCAGTGGCGGAGCTCCATACAAGCCCAGCGGCAGCTGCGACGAGCACGACTGCGATTGCGACTC is a genomic window containing:
- a CDS encoding type II toxin-antitoxin system RelE/ParE family toxin, which encodes MQTVVELPHFIRLARSLLSETEISRLINYLATQPEAGDLIEGTGGIRKLRWAREGRGKSGGTRVIYFFHNERMPLYLLTIFGKNEQSDLSMSERNELRRLTERLVAASR
- a CDS encoding helix-turn-helix domain-containing protein, whose protein sequence is MSSAFESIRAGLQEAIAHASGTNIDARVRQFDALDVKAIRAQVGMTRAEFSASFGISLGTLRHWERGDRQPHGPARVLLMVLARQPRAVLKALTA
- a CDS encoding DUF4279 domain-containing protein, encoding MACFPRERYAKAPPNRRVSSWELSSGEVSSDVVNVYELSEKVVNQLHGKAEAIKRIAASTQSAAILQVVLTISMDEMLSTPAIGFSEAVVQFVAQAGAYIDVDTYREAS
- a CDS encoding Uma2 family endonuclease, which encodes MSAAVRPVQYEDLLRLPEHVTGEILRGQLHSQPRPSSRHARIETSIASGLFGPFDLGGGGPGGWVILVGPELHLGPHVMVPDLAGWRRERLTEIPDGPISVVPDWVCEILSPSTAMKDRAIKLPLYRELGVSHAWLVDPAAKTVEVLRREGEHWILLATHGNQDAMRAEPFDAVPLELGGWWRW
- a CDS encoding IS110 family transposase produces the protein MSNHQSPPEESAMKCNPAVATIAIDLAKYIFQLLAVDAHGNVLESHRLARAAFIAFWHNRAPVRVVMEACGSAHHFGRWLTALGHQVILIPAQYVRPYVRRSKTDAADCLAMIEAVRAIDLKPVPIKSELQQVIQLLHRARQQWQETRTARINLARGLLREFGIVIPEGAERGQQAMRAALGHEALDQRMRDLIASLLEEIRTLEHPFTTERHVNGSIPSTSSPAARPRCGKADNYADLRGRLNDRPRTCGFHDVPADDPATSRTDRRLHRSNRDEAEQDQSA